A single genomic interval of Trichocoleus sp. harbors:
- a CDS encoding Calvin cycle protein CP12: MPKTLEHPTNFSLVAPSLEQAIQDAIIQARLACEKDGDQSGSCAVAWDIVEELQAERSHRKQQEPTRNSLQQYCDENPDAAECRIYDV, encoded by the coding sequence ATGCCTAAAACACTAGAACACCCTACAAATTTTTCTCTAGTCGCTCCGTCACTCGAACAAGCAATTCAAGACGCAATTATTCAGGCTCGTCTCGCTTGTGAAAAAGATGGTGATCAATCAGGCTCTTGTGCTGTTGCTTGGGATATTGTTGAAGAACTGCAAGCGGAACGATCGCACCGGAAACAGCAAGAACCTACCAGAAACTCACTACAGCAATATTGCGATGAAAACCCGGATGCTGCGGAATGCCGCATCTATGATGTCTAA
- a CDS encoding alpha/beta hydrolase: MNRFSSNALLKQLSLAGKALLLGTGTSLLVSNGNAQAVETIQLKYYGSDPAVPAEVSLSLNEIQTFVQTGELRQQVREFFNINRQDPTPIQRVLTEQIRIPSNLGADFVDTSVGRFVVTQLEKFVQSNNPAPDLRAALLNSIQDDRNISLLELIENFPQQSVTLDLTGLVQTYNDVSSFVARVLPALEVAREYLQDIICECDQPTATTGTPQSSLPPGTLQAANCAALKTRTATLAQDTAQLQPAQTP; the protein is encoded by the coding sequence ATGAATCGATTTTCGTCTAATGCACTCCTGAAGCAATTGAGTTTAGCTGGCAAAGCTTTACTGCTGGGAACAGGAACTAGTTTGCTGGTGTCGAATGGCAATGCCCAGGCAGTTGAAACGATTCAACTCAAGTATTACGGCTCTGATCCTGCCGTTCCGGCAGAAGTGTCGCTATCGCTCAACGAAATTCAAACCTTTGTGCAGACGGGCGAACTGCGTCAACAGGTACGAGAGTTTTTCAATATCAATCGTCAAGATCCCACTCCCATTCAGCGCGTTCTCACTGAGCAGATTCGGATTCCTTCCAATCTAGGGGCAGATTTTGTTGATACTTCTGTCGGTCGCTTTGTTGTGACCCAGCTTGAGAAATTTGTGCAAAGCAACAATCCCGCTCCAGACCTGCGGGCGGCTCTGCTCAACTCGATTCAAGACGATCGCAACATCTCCTTACTAGAGCTGATTGAAAACTTTCCGCAGCAATCCGTCACGCTAGATCTCACAGGATTGGTGCAAACCTATAACGATGTCAGTTCTTTTGTTGCTCGCGTTTTACCTGCGCTGGAAGTTGCGAGAGAATATTTGCAAGACATTATTTGTGAATGTGACCAGCCTACCGCCACAACTGGCACTCCTCAAAGCAGCCTCCCCCCTGGAACACTGCAAGCAGCAAATTGTGCTGCACTGAAGACCAGAACAGCAACTTTGGCTCAAGACACTGCTCAACTTCAACCTGCTCAGACCCCCTAG
- a CDS encoding alpha/beta hydrolase: MQQISLHLLRWGLNHAIVQWLGFGSAAVLGVGALTFLPIAPAVAADQLVVTYGPLGRSIPIQDLRNLAETGKTTRQLRWYLNVANLDAETLQEVLTKEVQINQQLIDRVTYSLPGEFLLHQAGNTIHTRSERANIQALRAALLLSTSGDNKISLLEFLEQYPTPELYVDGVSIVKLVNDVDRIRDRVEPIVTAVESFLEGLVCDCQQ, translated from the coding sequence ATGCAACAAATTTCCTTACATTTGCTTCGGTGGGGGCTGAATCACGCGATCGTTCAGTGGCTTGGATTCGGTAGTGCAGCCGTTTTAGGCGTTGGTGCGTTGACCTTTCTACCCATTGCACCAGCAGTAGCAGCCGATCAACTGGTTGTGACCTACGGGCCACTCGGACGTTCAATTCCAATTCAGGATCTCAGAAACCTGGCAGAAACCGGAAAAACAACGCGTCAGCTTCGCTGGTATCTCAACGTTGCCAATCTTGATGCTGAGACCTTACAGGAGGTCTTGACCAAAGAAGTGCAGATCAATCAGCAATTGATCGATCGAGTCACTTATTCCCTTCCAGGCGAATTTTTGCTGCATCAAGCTGGCAATACAATTCATACCCGATCGGAGCGAGCAAATATTCAGGCGCTCCGGGCAGCGTTGTTGCTGTCTACAAGCGGCGATAACAAAATCTCACTCCTGGAGTTTCTAGAGCAGTATCCCACCCCAGAACTCTATGTTGATGGCGTCTCTATTGTGAAACTTGTAAATGACGTTGATCGCATTCGTGATCGCGTTGAACCCATTGTTACGGCTGTTGAAAGCTTTCTCGAAGGGTTAGTTTGTGACTGTCAGCAGTAA
- a CDS encoding HU family DNA-binding protein yields MNKGELIDAIASKANVTKKEADAIVSAAIDSIMEAVSSGDKVTLVGFGSFEPRKRQAREGRNPKTGETMTIPETTVPTFSAGKLFKEKVSS; encoded by the coding sequence ATGAATAAGGGCGAATTAATCGACGCAATTGCAAGTAAAGCAAACGTGACCAAAAAAGAAGCTGATGCAATTGTTTCAGCCGCGATCGATTCCATTATGGAAGCTGTTTCAAGTGGCGATAAAGTGACGCTTGTGGGTTTCGGCTCTTTTGAACCTCGCAAGCGGCAAGCAAGGGAAGGACGGAATCCCAAAACGGGAGAAACGATGACGATTCCAGAAACAACGGTGCCTACCTTTAGTGCTGGAAAGCTCTTTAAGGAAAAAGTTTCGAGCTAA
- a CDS encoding pre-peptidase C-terminal domain-containing protein has translation MSVFSIAPTPLKTDAQAVDLSAFDKKPLRSALQIQHLRRSSRKSTARTRSLALSLENNLGTPEGLSSPFFSTSRQVDRSKPNDLYQFSVDQSGIFTADLAGLSGDADVRLISDRNRNSTIDPGEVLAWQWERGTQNESIRRFVQAGTYFLQVASYNNQTANYALTTNFTPATSDNRQFSVRVTYGQGLRNLGSAARNAITEAAKFWEQTIAFTSFNQPQTLTINVTGTVRNDSVLAFAGPRQTKLDANGRALPTSGAATVNTRFSQRFNNNPTFLKNVIVHEFGHVLGLGTLWQDSGRNLINPATNTYEASSYAGLAYGELTGSFTPTAVPVEPQIFGHWDEAILNQELMTPIAEAPDIPTPLSQLTIASLRDLGWNVNYGAAQLYSLPASNRTLKQEKSSRWAKNRSLPFRCGCAYHMAANSLNTLDASQLSKQVLKRRSRTA, from the coding sequence ATGTCAGTATTTTCGATCGCCCCTACCCCCTTAAAGACGGATGCCCAGGCAGTGGACTTGTCAGCCTTTGACAAAAAGCCTCTCCGTTCTGCTTTACAGATTCAACACCTCCGTCGATCGAGCCGCAAGAGCACAGCTAGAACGCGCAGTCTTGCTCTCTCTTTAGAAAATAATCTAGGAACTCCCGAAGGACTAAGTTCTCCATTTTTTTCAACGAGTCGGCAGGTCGATCGCAGCAAGCCGAATGATCTCTACCAGTTTTCAGTCGATCAGTCGGGCATTTTTACTGCCGATTTGGCGGGCTTAAGCGGTGATGCGGATGTCAGGCTGATCAGCGATCGCAACCGCAATAGCACGATCGATCCGGGTGAAGTTCTGGCTTGGCAATGGGAACGCGGCACCCAGAATGAATCAATTCGACGGTTTGTCCAGGCTGGAACATACTTCTTGCAGGTTGCCAGCTACAACAACCAAACAGCTAACTATGCTCTGACGACAAACTTCACGCCTGCTACCAGCGACAATCGCCAATTTTCAGTCCGAGTCACCTATGGGCAAGGATTACGCAACTTAGGCAGCGCCGCCCGGAATGCCATTACAGAAGCCGCAAAATTTTGGGAACAGACGATCGCCTTTACCAGCTTTAACCAACCTCAAACGCTCACCATTAACGTGACCGGAACCGTTCGCAATGATAGTGTCCTTGCATTTGCCGGACCACGCCAAACCAAACTGGATGCCAATGGTCGTGCCCTCCCGACATCAGGTGCAGCAACCGTCAACACCCGTTTCAGTCAACGGTTTAACAACAATCCCACTTTCTTAAAAAATGTCATTGTTCATGAGTTCGGTCATGTTTTGGGACTTGGCACACTTTGGCAAGATTCAGGACGCAATTTGATCAACCCAGCGACCAACACTTATGAAGCGAGTAGCTATGCAGGGTTGGCTTACGGTGAACTGACTGGCAGCTTTACCCCAACTGCTGTACCAGTCGAGCCGCAGATTTTTGGACATTGGGATGAAGCAATCCTTAATCAAGAACTGATGACACCGATCGCAGAAGCTCCAGACATTCCGACCCCTCTCAGCCAACTAACGATCGCCAGTCTCCGGGATCTGGGCTGGAATGTTAACTATGGCGCTGCCCAGCTCTACAGCCTACCTGCTTCAAACCGTACCCTCAAGCAAGAAAAATCTAGCCGTTGGGCAAAGAATCGATCGCTCCCCTTTCGCTGTGGCTGTGCCTATCACATGGCTGCAAACTCATTGAACACCCTTGATGCCAGCCAACTCAGTAAACAAGTCCTGAAACGACGGTCTAGAACAGCATAA
- a CDS encoding DoxX family protein has product MPIIQRLTKAAIVALQPNLTPNYLSQSAWTILRVVAGIVMIHNGLDKLSNIESFAQAYVEVIGLPFPIFFSYIAAYTELIGAPLLALGFLTRPAAAGLFSTMLVAMYHHVLVAGLSIPYLELSMLYAACFLFFLINGAGLFSVDALLAGWFNAALASQQTSEIPASRSTASVTKVGTK; this is encoded by the coding sequence ATGCCTATCATCCAGCGACTGACTAAGGCTGCGATCGTTGCCTTGCAGCCAAACCTGACCCCAAACTACCTCTCGCAATCCGCCTGGACAATTCTGCGAGTGGTTGCCGGAATTGTGATGATTCACAACGGTCTAGACAAGCTTTCTAATATTGAGAGCTTCGCCCAAGCCTATGTTGAAGTGATTGGTTTGCCTTTCCCCATCTTCTTCAGCTACATTGCAGCCTACACAGAATTAATCGGTGCACCCCTTCTAGCACTTGGATTCCTGACCCGACCTGCCGCAGCCGGACTCTTCTCCACCATGCTTGTTGCCATGTATCACCATGTGCTGGTAGCAGGCTTGAGTATTCCCTATCTGGAACTCTCGATGCTTTATGCAGCTTGCTTCCTGTTCTTCTTGATCAATGGAGCTGGGCTGTTCTCGGTTGATGCACTGTTGGCAGGATGGTTTAATGCAGCGTTAGCAAGCCAGCAAACCTCAGAAATACCAGCTTCTCGATCGACCGCTTCGGTTACAAAAGTTGGGACAAAGTAA
- a CDS encoding nucleoside deaminase, with product MTEDALNVWQSAGDRLIPSSTEPTPEQMVRHIRRANQVALQARESGHHPFGAILVAPDQETVLLEQGNLDTVNHAESVLLRLAVTTFSPADLWNCTLYTTVEPCAMCAGTQYWANVGRLVYGLSEARLLQLTGNHPQNPTLNLPCREVFSRGQKTIQVWGPFAEVEAEIAALHQGFW from the coding sequence ATGACTGAGGATGCATTGAACGTCTGGCAATCTGCGGGCGATCGTTTGATCCCATCTAGCACTGAGCCAACCCCTGAACAGATGGTACGTCATATTCGACGCGCGAATCAGGTTGCTCTACAGGCACGTGAGTCAGGGCATCATCCCTTTGGGGCAATTCTGGTTGCTCCGGATCAGGAAACCGTGCTGCTAGAACAAGGCAACCTGGACACTGTGAACCATGCGGAATCTGTGCTGCTGCGCCTTGCCGTTACAACGTTCAGCCCTGCGGATCTGTGGAACTGCACCCTCTACACAACGGTGGAACCCTGCGCGATGTGTGCTGGAACGCAATATTGGGCAAATGTGGGGCGGCTCGTTTATGGGCTTTCGGAAGCACGCCTGCTGCAACTGACTGGCAACCACCCGCAAAACCCAACGCTGAATTTGCCTTGCCGTGAAGTGTTTAGCCGGGGGCAAAAAACAATCCAGGTTTGGGGACCATTTGCTGAAGTGGAAGCAGAAATCGCCGCGCTACATCAAGGGTTCTGGTAG
- a CDS encoding site-specific DNA-methyltransferase, which yields MTTLLASKVFVLSDMEKQRASRNRTIALSPEEFNLYQKNLLKLSGCVTAEQIQNCTINQNLFEVLPWLPPQSVDLLFLDPPYNLTKTFSPENSFQQRTIAQYQQWLESWFPILLKALKPTASVYICGDWRSAAAIHLTAEKYLKVQNCITWEREKGRGAKANWKNCSEQIWFCTVSDQYTFNVDAVKLKRRVMAPYTDPAGQPKDWEKDQDGNYRLTHPSNLWTDITVPFWSMPENTDHPTQKPEKLLAKIILASSNPGDLILDPFLGSGTTSVVAKKTERNYIGIELDSLYCCLAEKRLALATQERSIQGYAQGIFWERNSLKG from the coding sequence ATGACAACCCTCCTTGCCTCAAAGGTTTTCGTTCTGTCAGATATGGAAAAGCAACGGGCATCTCGGAATCGAACGATCGCACTTTCTCCAGAAGAGTTTAACCTGTACCAGAAAAATTTGTTGAAGCTGTCGGGTTGCGTAACGGCGGAGCAAATTCAAAACTGTACTATCAATCAAAATCTATTTGAAGTTTTACCCTGGTTACCGCCACAAAGCGTTGATTTACTATTCCTTGATCCGCCTTATAACCTGACGAAAACCTTCAGCCCAGAAAACTCTTTTCAGCAGCGAACGATCGCGCAGTATCAGCAGTGGTTGGAGTCCTGGTTTCCCATTTTATTAAAAGCATTAAAGCCAACAGCTTCAGTTTATATTTGCGGAGATTGGCGATCGGCAGCCGCCATTCATCTCACGGCAGAGAAGTATTTAAAGGTGCAAAATTGCATTACCTGGGAGCGTGAAAAAGGGCGAGGCGCAAAAGCAAACTGGAAGAATTGTTCAGAACAAATTTGGTTTTGCACAGTCAGCGATCAATATACATTTAATGTTGATGCGGTTAAGCTGAAGCGGCGCGTCATGGCTCCTTATACTGATCCGGCAGGGCAGCCAAAAGACTGGGAAAAAGATCAAGATGGTAACTATCGCCTCACGCATCCTTCTAATCTCTGGACAGATATCACCGTCCCTTTCTGGTCAATGCCTGAAAACACCGACCATCCAACTCAAAAGCCAGAGAAACTGTTAGCAAAAATTATTTTGGCAAGCTCGAATCCTGGTGATCTGATACTCGATCCCTTTTTAGGTTCGGGTACAACTTCTGTGGTTGCCAAGAAAACCGAAAGAAATTACATCGGGATTGAACTCGATTCACTTTACTGTTGTTTAGCAGAAAAAAGATTAGCTTTAGCAACTCAGGAGCGATCGATTCAAGGCTATGCTCAAGGAATTTTTTGGGAACGAAATTCACTCAAAGGATAG
- the menB gene encoding 1,4-dihydroxy-2-naphthoyl-CoA synthase → MQIEWQVAKTYEDILYHKADGIAKITINRPHKRNAFRPRTVFELYDAFVDAREDTEIGVVLFTGAGPHTDGKYAFCSGGDQSVRGHAGYVDDEGIPRLNVLDLQRLIRSMPKVVIALVAGYAIGGGHVLHLICDLTIAADNAIFGQTGPKVGSFDGGFGASYLARIVGQKKAREIWFLCRQYDAQQALEMGLVNCVVPVEQLEAEGIQWAQEILEKSPIAIRCLKSAFNADCDGQAGLQELAGNATLLYYMTEEGAEGKQAFLEKRKPNFRQYPWLP, encoded by the coding sequence ATGCAGATTGAATGGCAGGTCGCTAAAACTTACGAAGATATCCTGTATCACAAAGCAGACGGAATTGCCAAAATTACGATTAACCGTCCTCATAAGCGCAATGCCTTTCGTCCACGAACGGTTTTTGAACTCTACGATGCCTTTGTGGATGCCAGAGAAGATACAGAAATCGGGGTTGTACTATTTACCGGAGCAGGACCACATACCGACGGCAAATATGCTTTTTGCTCTGGAGGTGACCAGTCTGTGCGAGGTCATGCAGGCTATGTTGATGATGAGGGTATCCCTCGGCTCAATGTGCTGGATTTGCAGCGGCTAATTCGATCGATGCCTAAAGTCGTGATTGCGTTGGTGGCAGGCTATGCGATCGGTGGTGGGCATGTGCTGCACCTCATCTGTGATTTAACGATCGCCGCAGACAATGCCATTTTTGGACAAACTGGACCCAAGGTCGGCAGCTTTGACGGGGGATTTGGGGCAAGCTATCTGGCTCGAATTGTGGGGCAAAAAAAAGCGCGAGAAATCTGGTTTCTCTGCCGCCAATATGACGCGCAGCAAGCTCTGGAGATGGGATTAGTCAATTGTGTTGTCCCGGTTGAACAACTTGAAGCTGAGGGAATTCAGTGGGCACAGGAAATTTTGGAGAAAAGCCCGATCGCAATTCGCTGCCTCAAATCCGCTTTTAACGCAGACTGTGATGGACAGGCAGGCTTACAAGAACTCGCAGGCAATGCGACTTTGCTCTACTACATGACCGAAGAAGGAGCCGAAGGCAAACAAGCATTTTTAGAGAAGCGTAAACCTAATTTTCGGCAATACCCTTGGCTACCTTAA
- a CDS encoding methylenetetrahydrofolate reductase yields the protein MSDLQSAAPVLPAPTSQFQTAIQRGDFLITAEVMPPKGINPAHMIEMANLLKGRVHAVNITDGSRAVMRMSSLAASVILHHQGIEPVCQVACRDRNCIALQADLMGAQALGIHNILALTGDPMKAGDHPTSKGVFELESVRLLKLIEKLNQGIDFNDKPLPDGATNLFVGAAIDPQCGSWSGLQSRFERKLASGAQFFQSQLISDFDRLEKFMDQIAVGCNKPILAGIFLLKSAKNAQFINRNVPGVQIPQSLIDRLEQASDPLQEGIAIAAEQVQMARQICQGVHLMAVRREDLIPQILEKAGIQPLE from the coding sequence ATGTCTGATTTGCAATCTGCAGCCCCCGTTCTGCCTGCTCCGACCTCTCAGTTTCAAACTGCAATTCAACGCGGTGATTTTTTGATTACGGCTGAGGTGATGCCACCTAAGGGGATAAACCCGGCTCATATGATTGAGATGGCGAACCTTTTGAAAGGGCGGGTTCATGCTGTCAATATTACAGATGGCAGTCGAGCCGTGATGCGGATGTCGTCATTGGCTGCTTCAGTGATTCTGCATCATCAAGGAATTGAGCCAGTTTGTCAGGTTGCTTGCCGCGATCGAAACTGTATTGCGCTTCAGGCAGACTTGATGGGCGCTCAGGCGTTGGGCATTCACAATATTTTGGCATTAACGGGTGACCCAATGAAGGCAGGTGATCACCCGACATCAAAGGGTGTGTTTGAACTGGAATCAGTTCGCTTGCTGAAGCTGATTGAAAAGCTCAACCAGGGCATCGACTTCAACGATAAGCCTTTACCTGATGGGGCAACAAATCTATTTGTCGGTGCTGCGATCGATCCTCAGTGTGGTAGTTGGTCAGGCTTGCAAAGTCGCTTTGAGCGCAAGCTGGCTTCCGGAGCGCAGTTTTTCCAGAGTCAACTGATTTCAGATTTCGATCGCCTGGAAAAATTCATGGATCAGATTGCCGTCGGCTGCAATAAGCCAATTTTGGCAGGAATCTTTCTGCTGAAGTCTGCGAAGAATGCTCAATTCATCAACCGCAACGTCCCCGGTGTGCAGATTCCTCAATCCCTGATCGATCGCCTGGAGCAAGCCAGTGACCCCTTACAAGAGGGAATTGCGATCGCGGCGGAACAAGTCCAGATGGCAAGACAAATTTGTCAGGGAGTTCACCTGATGGCAGTTCGACGAGAAGATTTAATTCCGCAAATTTTAGAGAAAGCAGGCATACAGCCCTTGGAATAG
- a CDS encoding cupin domain-containing protein, which yields MKRITLSQISEEPVSHNPAIQKRVMLRSGDLPHLTNFSQARFAPGQVAQAHAHADMCEVFFVESGTGTMQIDGQAQPLTAGVCIAVEPGEVHEVCNTGTEDLILTYFGLRVEPAEPLSR from the coding sequence ATGAAACGCATTACACTCAGTCAAATTTCCGAAGAACCCGTCTCCCATAATCCAGCAATCCAAAAGCGAGTCATGCTGCGATCGGGCGATCTACCCCACTTGACCAACTTTTCGCAGGCTCGGTTTGCTCCAGGTCAGGTAGCGCAGGCTCACGCTCATGCTGATATGTGTGAGGTCTTTTTTGTTGAATCAGGCACAGGCACAATGCAAATTGACGGGCAAGCCCAACCGCTCACCGCAGGCGTTTGTATTGCTGTCGAGCCGGGGGAAGTTCACGAAGTTTGCAATACAGGCACAGAAGACTTAATCCTGACTTACTTTGGGCTCAGGGTAGAACCAGCAGAACCGCTGTCTCGTTAA
- a CDS encoding alpha-amylase family protein produces the protein MPRSTVIRAIVLLCLSLTLVVAARQNWVAPPQTLAQENDSRPVFVHLFEWKWDDIAQECEAFLAPRGYGAVQISPPAEHIVLPEQGFPWWQRYQPVSYQLISRSGNQAQLTRMIDRCHRVGVRIYADAVINHMAAIAKSVGSAGTSYSRYHYPGLYQPQDFHTCRKSISNYNNRKEVTDCELSSLPDLNTELPHVREQIANYLIHLAQLGVDGFRIDAAKHIKTEDIAAILAIVNQAVEPDPYIYQEVLDPGNEAIRKQEYYPNGRVVEAEYGRQVSEKFMDINGSIAQLETLGESWGLMPSEKAIVFIDNHDKQRGHGGGGNYLTYKAGKLYDLANVFMLAFPYGTPQVMSSYAFSNSDQGPPANEKGQTTNVYQNGTAQCFEAWICEHRHPSIASMVQFRNTVPPESPVMHWWSNGQNQIAFSRGTSGFVVINRSSQPLTQIFQTSLAAGTYCNILTNDYHPDQPCPSLVTIDAQGQTTITVAEMSAVAVHAGAIAN, from the coding sequence ATGCCTAGATCTACTGTTATTCGAGCGATCGTCCTTCTCTGCTTGTCGCTAACTTTAGTCGTCGCTGCCAGACAGAACTGGGTTGCACCACCACAAACATTGGCTCAAGAGAATGACTCACGTCCGGTCTTTGTCCATCTGTTTGAGTGGAAGTGGGATGATATCGCCCAAGAATGTGAAGCCTTTTTAGCACCTAGAGGATACGGAGCCGTTCAGATTTCGCCCCCTGCCGAGCATATCGTTCTCCCAGAACAGGGCTTTCCCTGGTGGCAACGCTATCAGCCTGTAAGCTATCAGCTCATTAGTCGGAGCGGAAACCAAGCACAGTTGACTCGCATGATCGATCGCTGTCATCGGGTTGGTGTCCGGATCTATGCAGATGCAGTGATCAATCACATGGCAGCAATCGCCAAAAGCGTCGGCAGTGCAGGCACATCCTACAGCCGCTATCACTATCCCGGACTCTATCAGCCCCAAGATTTTCACACCTGCCGCAAATCCATTTCTAATTACAACAATCGAAAGGAAGTCACCGACTGTGAGCTTTCCAGCCTGCCCGACTTAAACACAGAACTACCCCATGTCCGCGAACAAATTGCTAATTATTTGATTCATCTGGCGCAGCTTGGTGTTGATGGCTTTCGGATCGATGCTGCTAAACACATCAAAACCGAGGACATTGCCGCAATTCTAGCGATCGTCAACCAGGCTGTAGAACCTGATCCTTACATCTATCAGGAAGTTCTTGATCCGGGCAATGAGGCAATCCGCAAGCAAGAATATTACCCCAACGGACGAGTTGTTGAGGCTGAGTATGGCAGACAGGTCAGCGAAAAGTTTATGGACATCAATGGCTCGATTGCCCAACTCGAAACACTGGGGGAATCCTGGGGCTTAATGCCAAGTGAGAAGGCGATTGTCTTTATCGACAACCATGACAAGCAACGTGGACATGGCGGTGGCGGCAATTATTTAACCTACAAAGCTGGCAAGCTTTATGATTTAGCAAACGTGTTTATGCTGGCGTTTCCCTATGGCACGCCTCAAGTTATGTCAAGCTATGCCTTCAGCAACTCCGACCAGGGACCACCCGCCAACGAGAAGGGACAAACAACCAACGTTTATCAAAACGGCACCGCTCAGTGTTTTGAGGCATGGATCTGTGAACATCGTCATCCCTCGATCGCGAGTATGGTTCAATTTCGGAATACTGTTCCACCAGAAAGCCCTGTGATGCATTGGTGGAGTAATGGACAAAATCAGATTGCGTTTAGTCGCGGTACATCTGGCTTTGTCGTTATCAATCGATCGTCTCAACCCCTGACCCAAATCTTTCAAACTAGCCTTGCCGCCGGAACCTACTGCAACATTCTCACCAATGACTACCACCCTGATCAACCTTGTCCTTCACTCGTCACCATTGATGCTCAAGGACAAACTACAATAACTGTCGCAGAAATGAGTGCAGTCGCAGTTCACGCAGGCGCAATAGCGAACTAA
- a CDS encoding Crp/Fnr family transcriptional regulator: MHDRYTSREPRDVSLIRLAPFFDGLPEATVDKAVAHVVVRSHPANQVILLENDWGSSVYFILEGWVKIRTYNLDGKEVTLNVLGKGELFGEMAPLDEVPRSTDVITLVPTLIGNMPAQDFVQLLNTEPTSGIRLAQLMARRLRQVNRRLRLRESDSASRVADILLFLADGQGKAGDKGIEIPNLPHRELSSLSGLARETVTRVLSKLEKKGLIQRDRDILCIPDVDALERTLV, translated from the coding sequence ATGCACGATCGGTATACATCTCGCGAACCCCGCGACGTTTCGCTTATTCGATTAGCTCCCTTTTTTGATGGATTGCCAGAAGCAACAGTGGATAAGGCCGTTGCTCATGTTGTGGTTCGCAGTCATCCTGCTAATCAGGTTATTTTGCTGGAAAACGATTGGGGTAGCTCAGTCTATTTCATCTTGGAGGGCTGGGTCAAAATTCGGACTTATAATCTGGACGGCAAGGAAGTGACGCTGAACGTGTTGGGTAAGGGTGAGCTGTTTGGTGAAATGGCTCCGCTTGATGAAGTGCCGCGATCGACTGATGTGATTACGCTGGTTCCCACGCTGATTGGCAACATGCCTGCTCAAGATTTTGTCCAACTGCTGAATACAGAACCCACATCAGGGATTCGGTTGGCACAGCTCATGGCACGTCGGCTTCGTCAAGTGAACCGGAGACTGCGTCTACGCGAGTCTGATAGTGCTTCGCGGGTTGCCGATATTCTGCTGTTTTTAGCGGATGGTCAGGGCAAAGCAGGCGATAAAGGAATTGAGATTCCTAACTTGCCGCATCGAGAGTTGAGCAGCCTCAGCGGGCTGGCAAGAGAGACGGTGACGCGCGTTTTGAGCAAGTTGGAAAAAAAAGGACTGATTCAGCGCGATCGAGATATTCTTTGCATCCCAGATGTTGATGCACTAGAGCGAACGCTAGTCTAG
- a CDS encoding pentapeptide repeat-containing protein: MQTKYFAIAASAALLPSLIFGMPAKAEDSGQVQQLLQTGACQGCDLSGADLSQAHLIGADLRDANLQNSNLSEANLEGADLTGANLTGANLTNAFLTNASLNDTNLTAVNLTRAVIYFADVAGARMEDLNLTEAQVYGTGISVGGD; encoded by the coding sequence ATGCAAACTAAATATTTCGCAATCGCTGCTTCAGCTGCTTTATTGCCTAGCTTGATCTTTGGTATGCCCGCCAAGGCAGAAGATTCTGGACAGGTGCAACAGCTGCTTCAAACAGGTGCTTGTCAGGGATGTGACTTATCAGGTGCGGATTTGAGCCAGGCACACTTAATTGGCGCTGATCTTCGAGATGCCAATTTGCAAAACAGTAACCTGAGTGAAGCCAACTTAGAAGGGGCAGATTTGACAGGCGCAAACTTGACAGGCGCAAACTTGACGAACGCTTTTCTCACCAATGCCAGCTTAAATGATACCAACCTAACGGCGGTTAATTTAACCCGCGCAGTCATTTATTTTGCTGATGTGGCTGGAGCCAGGATGGAAGACCTTAACTTAACAGAAGCTCAAGTCTATGGAACGGGGATCAGTGTTGGGGGGGACTAG